AATTCGTTAGAAACAGTTTGGGCAAGTTGACGGATTGTGAAAGGGGCATCGTTCATGTACCTTGGCTTTGCAGGCAGGCGATTGAGCAGGTTTCCAATTTCTTCGAGACTCATACGGCTCAATTTCTCCGGGTCAAGGTGCCCTAAACTTTGCTTGATGTAGTATGGAATTCGCCAGATTACTTGTGACTTAGCATCGCGATCAAGAGAGCACGCAACCAGAAAAGCAAACCGGTCACCATACACAAGCTCGTCCGCTTCCGGAAGACCTGTGGTGAACCTGGGAACGTCCCTTCCGAACTGTTTGATTCTTGATGCGATCCCGTCAATCTCGGCAGAGAAACCTTTGTCAGCTGCTTTGGAAGGGGGAGAGTTTACCCTGGCAGCGTGTTCGGCGAACTCTGTTGCAGGTGGCTGCTGATTTCCATTGTCTTGCCGCGGGAACATTCGCACAGACTGAAACAGATTCTTCTTAGGTGCTGTGCTAACCCCCTCTGCTCCTGTTTCCGCTATATTCATCCCAGGCCGCGTTTCTCCAGTGCTCGGAGAATTGCGGAAAGTATCTCCTTTGGCATGTATGTGAGGTTGTTGATAAAGTAGGTACGACGGTCCTGTGGGAAATCAAGATAGGAAAGAATGTTTTCAATGATCTCGGCACTGCTACTTGGCATTTGACACTTCCATAGGAAATACGTTCGTTTCCTGGATCAAAAACTTGGTCGATTCCCGGCTCAAGAGGCACTCGGAAATGCCGCCGAGACAATCGGGAACTATAGGAAGTTGGATTTTTGGTGTCAACCTCGGAATTCACTCTTCTCAATATCTGCAAGGTTGCCCCTTGCAGCAATCGAGTGTTTGAGGTGCGAATCGTACCCACAATGCTCAGAGGACAAGCGATGGGCGACTTCAAGAAGTTCTTCGATGAGAATCCCATCTTCACAGTTAAGAAGAGCTGCCGGTTATTGCCTTCACCAAATGACGTCAGACAAAATAATACACCCAATACAAGGTGAAAATGATAAACACACCCTGCCGGGGGTGTAACACGGAGATTTTGTGGGAAGTATCGTAGGAGCGGTAAAACGGGGTTAGTTTCGCCGTCCCGATGGATTTAGGAAGCAAATCGGTTTTGTATATTCTGTCCCAATCCTCGGGGCTCACTCAGGTGACAAAGTTACCGACGAAGAAAAGGCCTCGAATACCGAATCCACACGCATCAAGTTCTTCTTTTCTTCTGGAAAGATAGTGTGTGGCGTGGCAAAATCTCGCCTTGTCACAAGAACGTGCCTGCATTCTCATTGAGCGTCTGTATGAAAATTACGAAGGGGGGCCCTGTGGGAAAGATTGTTCTGGACAAGTTTGTGGATTTCTATCACTACTACCCGAAAGTGGTTGCAATGGTGAGCACTGCTCACGGAGGCAGAGAGGATTTCATGCCTGCTGCGTGGCACTGTCCTATTTCCTTCGACCCGCCTCTTTACGGAGTATCTGTGTCTCCAAAGAGATTCACCTTCGGCCTGATCATGGAAGCAAAGGAGTTCGCAATCGGCTTTATGCCCTTTGAAAAGGCGGATCTCATAGCTAAGGCCGGAGGCCTAAGCGGCAAAGACGTGGACAAATTCAAGGAGACAGGTGCGAGGAAAGACAAGCCCTTGAAGATAAGAAGCCCTATCCTGGCCGATGCGTACGCGTCGTATGAATGCAAACTCTACAGCCATCACACTTGCGGAGACCATGAGTGGTTTGTGGGTGAGATTGTGGCGGTTCATTATGATGAGAAGGCTTTCGCCGAAAACGGCGTCATGAAACTGGAATACGCGAATCCGGCTCTGTATATCGGCTCCGACAAATACATGGCTGCCAAGGCAGTTGAAACCAGGCATTTTGACCGCCGTCTCCTGGGTCAGAAGAAGGCCTGAAGGTGCTAGCTGGAAGGTGTCAGGCTGTGAGGCAGGTTATCACTCAAACATGAATCTACACTGGATAGTCTTACCCCTGCTCAACGTTGCCATTCTTGTTCTCTTCGTAAAGCTCCTCCTCACCAAGAATCTTCTTGTTTACTTCAAAGGCGGGCGCTGGTGGTTGACTTGGTTTTCTGTGGCCATCATAACCCTGATGGACGAGCTCACTTCCGTTTTCTATGCCCCCAGTGAGGCATGGCGCTTCATAGGCGAGAACGCAATAATCTACATCGCCCTCACTTCTATCTTCATGCACTTTTCCACTACAAGGATGGTAGAAGTAGCGCAGATCCTGGAGAAAAACAACATAAAGGGCGGTGGGGTTTACTCCTTCTCATATCTTGCGCTCGGGCCCACGATGAGCTTTATTGCCGTGGCCTCTATCATGGTCGCCTACATCCTGACTGCCAGCATCTCAACTGTAAGCGCAGTCGGAAACGGCATGTCCTTCCTGCCTCTATCGTTTCCTCTCAAGATAGGCCTCCAACTCGCCATCATCTGGGGCATAGCCGGGCTCAATATCCTTGGAATCAAGGAGAACGCCAGGCTCACTTTCAGCATATTCATGGGAGCTGCAGTTGTCTTCCTTAATCTCATAGCGGCAGGTTTCCTGAAAGTGGACCAGAGCAATCTATCCGCAATAGCCGCAAGTTCGAGACAGGTATGGGGAGGATTGACGGCAGGCGTATTGCCAGGGTTTCATTCCTTGATAGTCGGTATTTCCATGTGCATCCTGGCTTATTCAGGTATCGAGTCGGTCGTTCAGACTGCCGGGTTGGTCAAGAATTGGAAGGAGGTTGCCCGCGCCTACATCTTCCTGGCTGTAACGGTTGGGATTGTGACGCCCGTAGTCGCAATGCTGGCTCTCTCTTCAAAGATTGACTTTGCAGCACACGAGGGAGACCTCATAACCCACTACGCCACTATGCTGGGTGGACCTTTCTTTGGAATCGTCGTAGGGCTTCTCGCCAGTATCACGCTTATCATGGCTGTAAACACGGCTTACGTGGCATCGAGTGAGTTAATAGAGAGGGTGGCGGACCGGTACAATTTCCGCTGGATTATCAAGCCAAACTCCCGTCAATCGCTTTATCGCATCCATATAGCCAACGGATTTCTCTATACCGCAATAATCTTCATCACAAGCGGCAGCCAGAAGACCCTGGCAGAGATGTATGCGCTCGGCTTACTCGCAAGCTTCTGCATAAACATGGGGAGTCTGCTTATCTATCGTTACTTCCGTGGTACCAAGCAAATTCAGGAGTACAATACCTCACGTTTTGGAACTCTCATAATATTCATCATTTTCCTGAGCTGCTTCATATACCTCGCCGTTCACAAGACCCACGGCACCATAATGTGGGCTTCTGCAACGGTCATTGCACTTGCCGTGGGGTTCGCCGTGGCACGGAAGAGAGCACCGGAGATAAAAGAAATACGAAAGACCGACAGCCCCATGGACATGATCTTCTACATGGCGGAAGCCGCGGAAGAGACAGTACACGTTTACTTCAAACGGCCAAAGGAAGAGGCGGATGTCAAGGCAGAGCCGGCCGCAGCATTCGTAAGCTTCTACTCTCCCAGAGAGGGGATTCCGCCAAAGTTTGGAGACAATCATTTCCGCTTTCCGCTTCAGGCGCAGAATGTTCAGAACCGTATGCTCGCCATGCTGGAATTAGTCCGGTACGAGCTCCCGCACAAGCGCGTGGTGGTTCATTTGGGATGGCCACTCTCTTCCTGGCTGGACCGGATGGCTGTCGGCGTTATGGTCTATGGCCTGATGAAATTGCCCAAAATGTTCCCGGAGTTCAGCTTCGTAATCGAACACTTCCCTCCCGCCAAGAAACCAGGTCCGTAACTAATCGAATTCGCAGGGAGCTCACACCCTGAGCAGCTTGGGTTTCGGACGAGCTACATCGAGGAAGAAAACAACGACCCCTATCGACATGAAGGCACCAAAGACAAAGCGCAGCACATAGAAGATACGCATGTAGTCCTGAACCTGCATAAAGCTAAGCCCGCCGATCCTTTCCATGAAGACCTGAACCATGGCGGCACCGGTAAGAGAGAGAACCATCCCAAGGAGTCCTATCAGCATTATCCAGAATGCCCACATTCCGCGTCTCTGGTTGAAATCATCCGTTCCAAACTTGATTCTGGGAATGGCGTAGTAGGTCACAGCAATTATGAGCATCGAATAGGCGCCAAAGAAAGCTATGTGGCCGTGAGCTGCGGTCAGCTGAGTGCCATGAGTCCAGCGGTTCACCTGGGGAAGCGTCTGGATGAATCCACACACGCCGGCTCCGATGAAATGCATGATGACACCGCCCATGACCCAGTATTTTACGAGTTTGTTTGGATGTTCAATTCTCTTTTCCTTCGTTGAAATCCTCACGGCATCAAGAACCATGACCAGAAGCGGAAGAGGTTCGAGTGCGCTGAAGAACCCTCCGATGAGAAGCCAATACTCTGGAGTTCCAATCCAGTAGTAGTGATGACCTGTCCCTAGAATCCCCGTGAATAGAACGAGCCCTGCTTCGACGTAGAGGTACTTTATCGCCCTTTCCCTCGGAAAGCCGAACAACCTGACAAGCAGAAGAGCGTAAAGTGCGGCCGCAATCAACTCCCAGACACCTTCGACCCAGAGGTGAATTACCCACCACCAGAAGAAGAAATCATTGGTCATGTTCTTGAAGTACTTCATCCCGAAAAGATAGAAGAATGCCAGCCCGCCGAGGCCAAGCATGAGAATTCCGGTTATCCCGTTCCAGCCAATCCTTCTTTTTATTGTCATGAATACATTGTAGAGAAAGAGAAGAGTGATTATCACAATTGCCCAATCGGCCCATCTGGGAGCTTCTATGTATTCCCTTCCCTCTGAGAACAGTGATGAGTAATGATGCGATAGACCCATGTAGAGATAACCCAGGAGGACAAGTCCGACAGCCAGGACAAGCAGCCAGAAGTTCAGCTTCGCGATGCCCTCGGAGTGAAGCCTTCCGCCTTCCTCGGCGAGAAGGTAGTATGTCGATCCCATGAATCCTGCAAGCAGAGAGAAAACAAGGCAATTGATATGGAATACGCGCACCATGTTGAACGAGAGAATATTGAAAAGGAACCCCGGCCAAACGTACTGGGCTGCAGAGATAAGGCCGAAGACGAAGGTCTGGAGGAGCAGAACAGCGGCTGAGAAAACAAAGAAATTGTATCCTGCCTTTGCCCTCGGGTTCATTACAGAAACCTCCCTAAGCATATTCCGGGCATTGCCGCCACCGGACGATCAGCCCGCCGGATCCAAGGCCACAATAGGCTTCGACGGTTTCGGAGGCCAGCCATTCGTGTCAATTCCCGCTATCCACTTGAGGAACTCTGCAAGCGATTTGGCTTCATCGTCGCTCATGTGCAGGTTTGGCATCCCCCTTGTATGAGATGTGGCCTGCGGCGGATCTTCCAGGAAACCGATCATTGCATCTTCTGCGTCTTTGTCGCCGCCTGCTTGCCCGACAAATCTGTCCCAGGCCTTGGTGAGATCGGGGGCGTAGTAGGCCCCGTTCCCAATGAGCGTGTGGCAGTCGATGCAGACATACTTATGCCAGGCCTTTTTGCCCGAATCAACAAGAGGTGTCATGAGCTCTGCATTTGTTCTCTTGGGTATAACGGAAAGAGTCTGGATAGTAAACACGACGAAGAAAACGGAGAAGAACGCAAATCCAATCACGAAAGCATTTCGCAAGGATTTCGCTTTGAGTCTGTCCGCCCTGGAGACCCAATACGTAAAGAGCACAATCGAAAGCACTCCGGCAAGCGACGCAATCCAGGAAAGCACCTCCATGCCTGCACCTCCTTCTCAGCCTAACTGCTCAGAGAAGATTATTGCTCGAAGCAGGAACGGTCAACTTTTTTATTGCTTAGTGTGTTAGCAAAGGGAAAATGTCCTCATTAACTGCGATGCTACAATGTTCTCTTCAAGGAGGGAGTCGTCATGGAGTAGAAGTCAGTTCATCTCAGCGGAACAATGGTCGCTTCGCCGACATTCTCGTACCGGTCAGGCACACACGTAAAGATGGCAATCTGGCAGTCCTTGGCGGCCTTGGCCAGGACAGCTCCCATCAAGCGCAACCTGTCGGGGTCCGTATAGCCCAACGCATCATCCAGAATGAGAGGTGTTCCGCCATCCTTGGCGACGATAATCGAACAGGCCAAGCGGAAGATCAGGGAAAGCTGTTCCCTTGTTCCACCGCTCAACGACTCGAACGGCACCGTGATACCGTTGACCGTCCGGCTGGCAATCTGCAAGTCTTCGCTGATCTCCACCTGGAACGAGTCATCGAAGACCAAACGGCCAAGGTTTTCGATCTTCTCCTTGAGCGGGCCTACGTAAGCCCGTCGTGCTTTGTCTCGTTCTTCCCGCATAGCTTCAAAGAGGAACTTGGCGGATGCGGCGCACCGGAATAACGACTGGTTCTTCGTTTCAATCCGCTCAAGGTTGGTCTGCGACGCGTGCAGTTTTTCGTGAAGTCCTTCCTCACCGCGGATTTTCAACCGGGTTTGCACTTCTGTCAGTTCCGTCTGAGCCGCATTCCGGCGATTCTGCGTTGTCTGCAGAGAACCCTTTGCCGTCTCGGCCAATGCTCTTACCCGCTCGGGGTTCGTGGCCTTCAAGGATGCTTCCGCAGTTCGGACGACGCCTTCCTCGGAAGCCACGGCCCGGATGGCACTCGTCAGCGTCGTCTCCAGTACGTCATCGGGAACACTTTGCCTCGCCCGGTCAAGGTTCTCGCTTGCCCGTTTGATGTCTTTGGCCAGCAAATCGAGCTGCACCCGCGCCTCTTGGTGCTTTGCACTCAAGCCATCACGAACGTCGCGGGCGGCATCGAGGGCATCACGCGCCGTTTCCAAGTTGCCGTTCGCCTTCTGTTGCTCTGCCTCTGCATTTGCCCGTTCCTTCTTTGCCGAAGCGAGATCGGGGCAAATGGTGGGTTTCCGCACACGCTTGGCCAGATAGTCGGGCACGCTCTGCTGGAGGCCGAGCAGTTTCCGCTCAAGTTGTTCGTAGGTCAGGTCCCGAAGGTTGTCTTTCTCGACCTGCTCTTTGCTTTTCACATTCCGAGATGCCTCGTTACGCTCCTCGAATGCCCTTCTTGCCTCATCTGGATCGGCAACGCCGGCGTCTTTACATGCGTCTTCAAGAGCAAGTTGAGTATCATCGACCTTCTTTTGGAGTTTTTCCGAACTGGAGCCCGCAGTTATCTCAATATCCAGCTTCCGCGGAAGGGTCAGTCTCAAGCTATCAGCAACCGACAAGGAGCGGTCGTCGCCCTTGTCAAGTGTGGTGTCCACACCGTCAATCATCACGTGACATTCAGCCAAACCATGAAGAAGAACGTGTGGCGCTCCCGTCTCCAATTTCGCTTTGGCAGTCAACAGGTCCTTTTCCGCTTCTCGGATTGCCTGGAGGGTTTGGGAACTCACTTTGTTCCGCGCCAGCACCTCCTCCGCTTGGGCAGCGTTCTTCCTGGCCTGGTCAATGCGTTCCTTGCGTTCCCGGAGCTGATCGAGATGCAGTTTGTTGTTGTAGTAGTCGAAATCCGCCCGCCGTAGAGCGGCAAGAGTATCCGCCTCCTTCCTTTTTTTGTCGGCTTCATTCAATGCAGCCTGGGACTTCTTGAAATCTCCCTCGGCTTGGTTCGACGCCGGAAGCGACATCGAGGTGGACTCTTCAAGGTCCCCATGGGCCTTGGTGGCCTTGGCAACAGCGTCAATGAAACCTTGACGTGTCTCCTTGTCGCGCCGCACCGCTTGCTCGGACTTTTGCTCCGACTCCAGCTTGAGGCGAGCCGCCGTAAGGACGTTCTCCAGTGTGCCAATTTCCTCAAGCGAGGAAGTTTGGGCAGCGACCTCCGCCATCAACTCGTCTTCGCGCCTCTTCAGTTGTCCCAACTCCCGCTGAAGGACGGCTGCTCTCTCTATATCTTGTTCGAGGTCGCGGATCTGCTGCTCGATCTCGGCAACCTCGGTGTGAGTATTCTCTTGCAGTTTGCGGGCTTCCTTGAGTTCCTTCCGTTCGACCCCGTTCTCGGTGAAATAGAGGGCGTGTTCCTCCCCAACCTTCTCGAACAACCCCTCTTCCCGCGGATCGGCAGGACGACCACCCGCCGCCTTATCAAGCGCAGTCGAAAGCGATGTCTGTTTCGTCAGGATGGGCTGGTGGATGGCGGCACCCTGTTGAATGGTCAACGCCTTCCATAGGTCAATGTCGAGGGTTTCACGGAGGATGGCCTCTGCGCGTTCATGCGCTTCACGCCCCGTGTGGTTCTCGGGGTTCGGCCGTGTGATCGTGAGCTTGGTTTCCGGCTTCTTGTGGAACCGCTTGAAGTAG
The DNA window shown above is from Candidatus Eisenbacteria bacterium and carries:
- a CDS encoding flavin reductase family protein — protein: MGKIVLDKFVDFYHYYPKVVAMVSTAHGGREDFMPAAWHCPISFDPPLYGVSVSPKRFTFGLIMEAKEFAIGFMPFEKADLIAKAGGLSGKDVDKFKETGARKDKPLKIRSPILADAYASYECKLYSHHTCGDHEWFVGEIVAVHYDEKAFAENGVMKLEYANPALYIGSDKYMAAKAVETRHFDRRLLGQKKA
- a CDS encoding APC family permease, with translation MNLHWIVLPLLNVAILVLFVKLLLTKNLLVYFKGGRWWLTWFSVAIITLMDELTSVFYAPSEAWRFIGENAIIYIALTSIFMHFSTTRMVEVAQILEKNNIKGGGVYSFSYLALGPTMSFIAVASIMVAYILTASISTVSAVGNGMSFLPLSFPLKIGLQLAIIWGIAGLNILGIKENARLTFSIFMGAAVVFLNLIAAGFLKVDQSNLSAIAASSRQVWGGLTAGVLPGFHSLIVGISMCILAYSGIESVVQTAGLVKNWKEVARAYIFLAVTVGIVTPVVAMLALSSKIDFAAHEGDLITHYATMLGGPFFGIVVGLLASITLIMAVNTAYVASSELIERVADRYNFRWIIKPNSRQSLYRIHIANGFLYTAIIFITSGSQKTLAEMYALGLLASFCINMGSLLIYRYFRGTKQIQEYNTSRFGTLIIFIIFLSCFIYLAVHKTHGTIMWASATVIALAVGFAVARKRAPEIKEIRKTDSPMDMIFYMAEAAEETVHVYFKRPKEEADVKAEPAAAFVSFYSPREGIPPKFGDNHFRFPLQAQNVQNRMLAMLELVRYELPHKRVVVHLGWPLSSWLDRMAVGVMVYGLMKLPKMFPEFSFVIEHFPPAKKPGP
- a CDS encoding cbb3-type cytochrome c oxidase subunit I translates to MNPRAKAGYNFFVFSAAVLLLQTFVFGLISAAQYVWPGFLFNILSFNMVRVFHINCLVFSLLAGFMGSTYYLLAEEGGRLHSEGIAKLNFWLLVLAVGLVLLGYLYMGLSHHYSSLFSEGREYIEAPRWADWAIVIITLLFLYNVFMTIKRRIGWNGITGILMLGLGGLAFFYLFGMKYFKNMTNDFFFWWWVIHLWVEGVWELIAAALYALLLVRLFGFPRERAIKYLYVEAGLVLFTGILGTGHHYYWIGTPEYWLLIGGFFSALEPLPLLVMVLDAVRISTKEKRIEHPNKLVKYWVMGGVIMHFIGAGVCGFIQTLPQVNRWTHGTQLTAAHGHIAFFGAYSMLIIAVTYYAIPRIKFGTDDFNQRRGMWAFWIMLIGLLGMVLSLTGAAMVQVFMERIGGLSFMQVQDYMRIFYVLRFVFGAFMSIGVVVFFLDVARPKPKLLRV
- a CDS encoding c-type cytochrome, whose translation is MEVLSWIASLAGVLSIVLFTYWVSRADRLKAKSLRNAFVIGFAFFSVFFVVFTIQTLSVIPKRTNAELMTPLVDSGKKAWHKYVCIDCHTLIGNGAYYAPDLTKAWDRFVGQAGGDKDAEDAMIGFLEDPPQATSHTRGMPNLHMSDDEAKSLAEFLKWIAGIDTNGWPPKPSKPIVALDPAG
- a CDS encoding AAA family ATPase — encoded protein: MKFLRLRIANYRSIIASEVKFGSTGITLVLGPNEVGKTSLGEAIGLLFEYLDSSKHRDIEAIRPVHRDEGPEIELQAESGPYAFTYFKRFHKKPETKLTITRPNPENHTGREAHERAEAILRETLDIDLWKALTIQQGAAIHQPILTKQTSLSTALDKAAGGRPADPREEGLFEKVGEEHALYFTENGVERKELKEARKLQENTHTEVAEIEQQIRDLEQDIERAAVLQRELGQLKRREDELMAEVAAQTSSLEEIGTLENVLTAARLKLESEQKSEQAVRRDKETRQGFIDAVAKATKAHGDLEESTSMSLPASNQAEGDFKKSQAALNEADKKRKEADTLAALRRADFDYYNNKLHLDQLRERKERIDQARKNAAQAEEVLARNKVSSQTLQAIREAEKDLLTAKAKLETGAPHVLLHGLAECHVMIDGVDTTLDKGDDRSLSVADSLRLTLPRKLDIEITAGSSSEKLQKKVDDTQLALEDACKDAGVADPDEARRAFEERNEASRNVKSKEQVEKDNLRDLTYEQLERKLLGLQQSVPDYLAKRVRKPTICPDLASAKKERANAEAEQQKANGNLETARDALDAARDVRDGLSAKHQEARVQLDLLAKDIKRASENLDRARQSVPDDVLETTLTSAIRAVASEEGVVRTAEASLKATNPERVRALAETAKGSLQTTQNRRNAAQTELTEVQTRLKIRGEEGLHEKLHASQTNLERIETKNQSLFRCAASAKFLFEAMREERDKARRAYVGPLKEKIENLGRLVFDDSFQVEISEDLQIASRTVNGITVPFESLSGGTREQLSLIFRLACSIIVAKDGGTPLILDDALGYTDPDRLRLMGAVLAKAAKDCQIAIFTCVPDRYENVGEATIVPLR